A window of the Cucurbita pepo subsp. pepo cultivar mu-cu-16 chromosome LG01, ASM280686v2, whole genome shotgun sequence genome harbors these coding sequences:
- the LOC111789971 gene encoding probable galacturonosyltransferase-like 9, producing MGAQILRFTFAPAVFAFSLLLLLPFCFAIRTFRHQSAGIADFIRFSEAPDYRNGAECSSSSAGACDASLVHIAMTLDSEYVRGSMAAIHSVLKHASCPENVFFHFIAAEFDQASPRQLTKLVRSTFPSLNFKVYIFREDTVINLISSSIRLALENPLNYARNYLGDILDSCVDRLIYLDSDVVVVDDIHKLWNINLTGSRVIGAPEYCHANFTNYFTEKFWSDPVLTRIFASRTPCYFNTGVMVMDLSKWRLGNYKKKIESWMELQKRTRIYDLGSLPPFLLVFAGNVEPIDHRWNQHGLGGDNVKDSCRTLHPGPVSLLHWSGKGKPWVRLDANKPCLLDHLWKPYDLYRAADWGSPAPSSYSSTLISYLSY from the coding sequence ATGGGAGCTCAGATTTTGCGATTCACCTTCGCACCAGCCGTTTTTGCCTTTtctcttctgcttcttcttcctttctgtTTCGCGATTCGAACTTTCCGTCATCAATCGGCCGGAATCGCTGATTTCATCCGCTTCTCCGAGGCCCCTGACTACCGGAATGGGGCGGaatgttcttcttcctccgcCGGGGCCTGCGACGCCTCTTTGGTCCACATCGCAATGACCTTAGATTCTGAATACGTACGAGGCTCCATGGCCGCCATTCACTCTGTACTTAAACATGCTTCCTGCCCTGAAAACgtcttcttccatttcattGCCGCCGAGTTCGACCAGGCCTCTCCTCGACAACTCACGAAACTCGTCCGATCCACTTTCCCCTCTCTTAATTTCAAGGTCTACATCTTCAGAGAGGACACTgtaatcaatttaatttcctCTTCAATTCGTCTAGCCCTAGAAAATCCTTTGAACTACGCTAGAAATTACCTGGGCGACATTCTCGATTCCTGCGTTGACCGTCTCATTTACCTTGACTCCGATGTGGTAGTCGTCGATGACATTCACAAGCTCTGGAACATTAACCTAACCGGCTCTCGCGTCATCGGAGCACCGGAATATTGCCATGCCAATTTCACCAATTACTTCACCGAAAAATTCTGGTCCGACCCGGTTCTAACCCGGATCTTCGCCTCCCGAACCCCCTGCTATTTCAACACCGGAGTAATGGTCATGGATTTGTCTAAATGGAGACTCGGAAATTACAAGAAGAAGATCGAAAGCTGGATGGAGTTGCAGAAACGCACCCGGATTTACGATCTGGGCTCCCTCCCGCCGTTCCTCCTCGTATTCGCCGGGAATGTTGAACCGATCGACCACCGGTGGAACCAACACGGTCTCGGCGGCGACAATGTTAAAGATAGTTGCAGAACGCTGCATCCAGGTCCGGTGAGTTTGCTCCATTGGAGCGGGAAGGGGAAGCCATGGGTTAGACTGGACGCTAATAAACCTTGCCTTCTTGATCATCTATGGAAGCCGTATGATCTGTACAGAGCAGCAGATTGGGGTTCACCGGCACCATCGTCTTATTCTTCGACATTGATTAGTTATTTAAGTTATTAA